Within Cellulophaga sp. L1A9, the genomic segment TAATACTTACAGATGACTTAGGTTGGCAAGACGTAAAATGCTACGACATTGACGAACCATCTCCCTACGAAACACCAAACCTAGATGCATTCGCAAAAAAAGGAGTACAATTTTGGCAAGCGTATTCTCCCGCCCCTACTTGTGCACCTAGTAGATGTGCTATCATGAGTGGAAATCATCCTGCAAGAGCACAAAAAACACATGTTGTTGGTGGTGCACCTCCTACAGTTTATGCCAATAAAAACATACAACGTATTATCGATCCTTGGTACAGTGGACGTATGCCAGAAAACGAAATGACCTTGGCTCGAGTGCTACAGCAAAATGGTTACAAAACGGGTCATTCAGGAAAATGGCACATGGCTATCGATCACTCTGCCTACCCTCAACCAACAGATCAAGGTTTTGATGTATCTACAGCAAATCGTGGTGTTACAAGTCCTCAAAGACCTAACAGACTAACGGACTTTGCCACTAATAAAGAATCTGACCCTTACCGATTGGATGAGAATGGTTTTCCTTTTCATCAAAATAATCAAGATGCATTAAACTTTTTAGAAGAAAACAAACAAGATCCATTTTTCTTGTATTATGCTACCTTTTTAGTTCATTCACCCATCCATACGAGAAGTAAGGCTCTTTTAGAAAAATACTGTAAAAAACTAGGAGTTGCTTTTCCAGCAGACCCTAAACATTGGGACTTAGAAGGACAGAACAACCCTTTTTATTGTGCTATGGTAGAGATGTTAGATTATTATGTAGGACAGGTTTTTAATTATTTAGAAACTACTGATGATCCTCGCTGGCCAGGACATAAATTAAGCGAAAACACTTATATTATTTTTACTTCTGACAATGGAGGTATGGAAAGCCATCCTGGAGAAGTTATTACAGATAACTACCCACTAGACAAGGGAAAAATAAACGCAAAAGAAGGAGGCACAAGAGTTCCTTTACTAATTTCAGGTCCTGGAATTAAAAAAGGTGTTCAGTCTGACGTTGCTGTAAACGGACTTGATTTTTATCCAACGATTCTTTCCTTGCTAAATATTGACAAACCAAAAGACAAAAATTTAGATGGAGATGATTTATCAACCCTATTGTTAAAAGACCCAACCAACTCTAAGTTAGTTTTAAATAAAAAAGGAAAAGAAAGAACCACTATGATGTGGCATTTTCCCCATTCTTCTTATCAAAGTACAATCCGTATTGATGATTATAAGTTGATTAGAAATTACGATTATAAAAATAACCCAAACCCAAGAAAAACAGAATTTGAACTTTATAAACTCTATGACACCTCAACAGGGACATCAAAAAGAGTGGATATTGAAGAAGCGAATAACTTAGCAACATCAGACCCTGAAAGAGCCAAACTAATGAATGATAAGCTTACTTCTCTTTTAACAGAAATGAAAGCTAGCTATCCTTCTTACAATCCATATTATAAAAAAGACTTAGAGCATAAAGAAACTGTACCTACAGCTATAGTTGCATCTAAAAATAAAAATGAAGTCACTTTTACCTATAAAGAAAATGGTGCAAAGGTTGTAAAAGCCAATTTAATTTATACAACTAATGGTGGACATCACTACGAAGAATGGTTCAAAGCAGATGCAAAGATAACTTCTAAAAACACCGTAATCGTTGACTTACCAAAAGGAACAACGCATTACGTAATTAATTTAATTGATGAACATAACTTTTTAGTGAGTTATCCAGAAATGCCTACCAGAAAAGAATTAACAGCTAAAAAAGAGAATTATTCTAAATATGCGATACCTAATAAATAACTTATATAGCAAATCGAAATATTTAAATTACTAATACATAGTAAAGATTCCTGTATGTTAAACATAAATCATTACCGTATTATTAATATTTATTCAACTTTAAAAATGAACAAACATCTAAAAAACAGTTTTATAACATCAAGATTCTCACTAATATTACTACTTATAAGTATTAGTAATATTTGCTTTTCTCAAAGCAGTTTAACAGCCGTAAATCAAGAATCTTATGACAACTATACTAATTCATATAATTATACCTATTGGAATAACAATTGGAAAACTTCTATTTCAGAAAACAGAAGTTTTACCAATTACACCAGTAGCTATTCATTAAACATAGATTATAAAAACCTTTCTATAAATAGCCTACTGGTTAACGAACATTCTTTATCAAAAAAACAAGGGTTCTCGCAATTAAACTCATCTATTTTTCCAACTAATTATAAAGGTGATATTAACTATGCCATTCTTCAAAATGGTGCTATTGTTTACGATAAAAGTGATACACCTAC encodes:
- a CDS encoding sulfatase, which translates into the protein MKLKFFLTVIIASLTIIVNAQQYTSYKNLKDNRPNPNVVLILTDDLGWQDVKCYDIDEPSPYETPNLDAFAKKGVQFWQAYSPAPTCAPSRCAIMSGNHPARAQKTHVVGGAPPTVYANKNIQRIIDPWYSGRMPENEMTLARVLQQNGYKTGHSGKWHMAIDHSAYPQPTDQGFDVSTANRGVTSPQRPNRLTDFATNKESDPYRLDENGFPFHQNNQDALNFLEENKQDPFFLYYATFLVHSPIHTRSKALLEKYCKKLGVAFPADPKHWDLEGQNNPFYCAMVEMLDYYVGQVFNYLETTDDPRWPGHKLSENTYIIFTSDNGGMESHPGEVITDNYPLDKGKINAKEGGTRVPLLISGPGIKKGVQSDVAVNGLDFYPTILSLLNIDKPKDKNLDGDDLSTLLLKDPTNSKLVLNKKGKERTTMMWHFPHSSYQSTIRIDDYKLIRNYDYKNNPNPRKTEFELYKLYDTSTGTSKRVDIEEANNLATSDPERAKLMNDKLTSLLTEMKASYPSYNPYYKKDLEHKETVPTAIVASKNKNEVTFTYKENGAKVVKANLIYTTNGGHHYEEWFKADAKITSKNTVIVDLPKGTTHYVINLIDEHNFLVSYPEMPTRKELTAKKENYSKYAIPNK